In a single window of the Nocardiopsis composta genome:
- a CDS encoding NAD(P)H-dependent flavin oxidoreductase: protein MRTRVTEMFGIELPIFAFSHCRDVVAAVSRAGGMGVLGALYFTPEELETELAWIDANAGGRPYGVDVVMPSRYEGAELGAGSGEELQRRLEGLIPDGHRRFVNGLLAEHDVPELTRAGAGRFLLGWTDATARPQVEVALRHPIALLANALGAPPADVVRQAHRHGVAVAGLASSRRHAAKQRAVGVDVVVAQGTEAGGHTGEVSTMVLVPEVVDEVAPAPVLAAGGIGDGRQMAAGMALGAEGVWTGSVWLATEEADTPAGALAQILRAGSRDTVRSRSMTGKPARMLRNDWTEAWERADSPGTLPMPLQFMLVSEALRRVGRVAHPTLTPSPVGQIVGSLNRVRPSSQVVYEFMTGFGDALDRLNAAAEGRPTPSPPSR from the coding sequence ATGCGGACACGAGTGACCGAGATGTTCGGCATCGAACTTCCGATCTTCGCCTTCAGCCACTGCCGGGACGTCGTCGCCGCGGTCAGCCGGGCCGGCGGGATGGGCGTCCTCGGCGCCCTCTACTTCACCCCCGAGGAACTGGAGACCGAACTCGCCTGGATCGACGCCAACGCCGGGGGCCGCCCCTACGGCGTCGACGTCGTCATGCCCTCCCGCTACGAAGGCGCCGAACTCGGCGCCGGCTCCGGAGAAGAGCTCCAGCGGCGGCTGGAGGGCCTCATCCCGGACGGGCACCGCCGGTTCGTCAACGGGCTGCTGGCCGAGCACGACGTACCCGAGCTGACCCGGGCCGGCGCCGGGCGGTTCCTGCTCGGCTGGACCGACGCCACCGCCCGCCCCCAGGTGGAGGTGGCGCTGCGGCACCCCATCGCGCTGCTCGCCAACGCGCTCGGCGCGCCCCCCGCCGACGTGGTGCGGCAGGCGCACCGGCACGGCGTCGCGGTGGCCGGGCTGGCCAGCAGCCGGCGGCACGCCGCCAAGCAGCGCGCGGTCGGGGTGGACGTGGTCGTCGCCCAGGGCACCGAGGCCGGCGGACACACCGGCGAGGTCTCCACCATGGTGCTGGTGCCCGAGGTGGTCGACGAGGTCGCCCCGGCCCCGGTGCTGGCCGCCGGCGGCATCGGCGACGGGCGCCAGATGGCGGCCGGCATGGCGCTGGGCGCCGAGGGCGTGTGGACCGGCTCGGTCTGGCTGGCCACCGAGGAGGCCGACACCCCGGCCGGCGCCCTGGCCCAGATCCTGCGGGCCGGCTCCCGGGACACCGTGCGCTCCCGCTCGATGACCGGCAAGCCCGCCCGGATGCTGCGCAACGACTGGACCGAGGCCTGGGAGCGGGCCGACTCGCCCGGGACGCTGCCCATGCCGCTGCAGTTCATGCTGGTCTCCGAGGCGCTGCGCCGGGTGGGCCGGGTCGCCCACCCCACGCTCACCCCCTCGCCGGTCGGCCAGATCGTCGGCAGCCTGAACCGGGTGCGCCCCAGCTCCCAGGTGGTCTATGAGTTCATGACCGGCTTCGGCGACGCGCTGGACCGGCTGAACGCCGCCGCCGAGGGCCGCCCCACCCCGTCCCCGCCCTCCCGGTGA
- a CDS encoding oxygenase MpaB family protein produces MKRFDWYDEIHRLDAEKDARRITFILSAHEFPWDMGQALGLALYRTYAVPSIGGLLGDTEEFTDRTQHRYDDTALLLGQMLRYGFEPGRGRDALRRMNQMHRSYDISNDDYLYVLSTFVVMPVRWLNDWGFGWRRLSEHEVRANTNYYRSLGKHMAIKDIPETYQEFHDLLESYEAEHFGFSEGGRAVSDSTLELMLTFSPKWQRPLMKRFTTALMEDHLVKAFHYEPASAFWKGAARFALKTRAKVVRRMPPRVEPRTEEQNPNIKSYPEGFDPSRIGTFPMKCPVPHDLKVVEVSGARERVPAPGQALPPKESEQSRQQA; encoded by the coding sequence ATGAAACGGTTCGACTGGTACGACGAGATCCACCGATTGGACGCGGAGAAGGACGCCCGGCGCATCACCTTCATCCTGTCCGCGCACGAGTTCCCATGGGACATGGGCCAGGCCCTGGGGCTGGCGCTGTACCGGACCTACGCGGTGCCCAGCATCGGCGGCCTGCTCGGCGACACCGAGGAGTTCACCGACCGCACCCAGCACCGCTACGACGACACCGCGCTGCTGCTGGGGCAGATGCTGCGGTACGGGTTCGAGCCGGGGCGCGGCCGCGACGCGCTGCGCCGGATGAACCAGATGCACCGCAGCTACGACATCAGCAACGACGACTACCTGTACGTGCTGAGCACGTTCGTGGTGATGCCGGTGCGCTGGCTCAACGACTGGGGCTTCGGCTGGCGCCGGCTGAGCGAGCACGAGGTCCGCGCCAACACCAACTACTACCGCTCGCTCGGCAAGCACATGGCGATCAAGGACATCCCGGAGACCTACCAGGAGTTCCACGACCTGCTGGAGTCCTACGAGGCCGAGCACTTCGGGTTCAGCGAGGGCGGCCGGGCCGTCTCGGACAGCACCCTGGAGCTGATGCTGACCTTCTCGCCGAAGTGGCAGCGCCCGCTGATGAAGCGGTTCACCACGGCGCTGATGGAGGACCACCTGGTCAAGGCGTTCCACTACGAGCCCGCCTCGGCCTTCTGGAAGGGCGCCGCCCGGTTCGCGCTGAAGACGCGGGCCAAGGTGGTCCGGCGGATGCCGCCGCGGGTGGAGCCGCGCACCGAGGAGCAGAACCCCAACATCAAGAGCTACCCGGAGGGGTTCGACCCGTCCCGGATCGGCACCTTCCCGATGAAGTGCCCGGTCCCGCACGACCTCAAGGTCGTCGAGGTCTCCGGTGCCCGGGAGCGGGTGCCGGCCCCGGGCCAGGCGCTGCCGCCCAAGGAGAGCGAGCAGTCCCGGCAGCAGGCCTGA
- a CDS encoding roadblock/LC7 domain-containing protein yields the protein MNWLLDSLVERAVGAKYAIVLSADGLLLGNSADLGKDDAEQLSAIASAFQSLARGTGKQFDGGEVLQTVVEMERAYLFVTGAGQGACLAVLAEESSDVGLIAYEMNVLVEQVGRFLDAAPRHGGAADGSAG from the coding sequence TTGAACTGGCTCCTCGACAGCCTCGTCGAGCGCGCCGTGGGGGCCAAGTACGCGATCGTCCTGTCCGCCGACGGACTCCTGCTGGGCAACTCGGCGGACCTCGGCAAGGACGACGCCGAACAGCTCTCCGCGATCGCATCCGCCTTCCAGAGCCTGGCCCGCGGCACCGGGAAGCAGTTCGACGGCGGCGAGGTGCTGCAGACCGTCGTGGAGATGGAGCGGGCCTACCTGTTCGTCACCGGGGCGGGCCAGGGCGCCTGCCTCGCGGTGCTGGCCGAGGAGAGCTCCGACGTCGGTCTGATCGCCTACGAGATGAACGTCCTCGTCGAACAGGTGGGGCGGTTCCTCGACGCGGCTCCGCGGCACGGCGGCGCCGCCGATGGATCCGCCGGATAA
- a CDS encoding DUF3068 domain-containing protein encodes MRRTVAVVCIALGVFSLVLAPLLRFWMASALMKTPMDQYSETVNRGEDVTYFSAEELEQIEGATVEAYTTVRGDVAASDDDIVVWDQFTWVEDIERDFAILSSSRRTPHDRVTGEAVDCCDAAVNEEAEVQSGQAFKFPFFTEQKDYEFYDTTVRESHPIEFAGEEEIEGVDTYKFVQEIEPTKTGERELPRSLLGMDGDGDVVTDEMYSVTRTYWIEPVSGAPIMLSEDQHRGAFVDGEEKLVLFDGDMRFTDETVDANIENAQQALTALPLLRTTVPLVLTGVGAGLIILGALLALSARGADRRG; translated from the coding sequence ATGCGCCGCACCGTTGCAGTCGTCTGCATCGCGTTGGGGGTCTTCAGTCTGGTCCTGGCCCCCCTGTTGCGATTCTGGATGGCCAGCGCCCTGATGAAAACCCCCATGGACCAGTACAGCGAGACGGTCAACCGGGGGGAGGACGTCACCTACTTCAGCGCCGAGGAGCTGGAGCAGATCGAGGGCGCCACGGTGGAGGCCTACACCACCGTCCGCGGCGACGTCGCCGCCAGCGACGACGACATCGTGGTCTGGGATCAGTTCACCTGGGTCGAGGACATCGAGCGAGACTTCGCCATTCTCTCCTCCAGCCGCCGGACCCCGCACGACCGGGTCACCGGTGAGGCCGTGGACTGCTGCGACGCCGCGGTGAACGAGGAGGCCGAGGTGCAGAGCGGCCAGGCCTTCAAGTTCCCCTTCTTCACCGAGCAGAAGGACTACGAGTTCTACGACACCACGGTCCGCGAGTCCCACCCCATCGAGTTCGCCGGGGAGGAGGAGATCGAGGGCGTCGACACCTACAAGTTCGTCCAGGAGATCGAGCCCACCAAGACCGGCGAGCGCGAGCTGCCCCGCTCGCTGCTGGGCATGGACGGCGACGGCGACGTGGTCACCGACGAGATGTACAGCGTGACCCGGACCTACTGGATCGAGCCGGTCAGCGGCGCCCCGATCATGCTCAGCGAGGACCAGCACCGCGGCGCCTTCGTCGACGGCGAGGAGAAGCTGGTGCTGTTCGACGGCGACATGCGCTTCACCGACGAGACGGTGGACGCCAACATCGAGAACGCCCAGCAGGCGCTCACCGCGCTGCCGCTGCTGCGCACCACCGTCCCGCTGGTGCTGACCGGCGTCGGCGCCGGGCTGATCATCCTCGGCGCCCTGCTGGCGCTCAGCGCCAGAGGCGCGGACCGGAGGGGCTGA
- a CDS encoding decaprenylphospho-beta-D-erythro-pentofuranosid-2-ulose 2-reductase has product MRNAVGAVDTVLLLGGRSEIGLAIAERLVRDGARRVVLAAREAAGGRGLAEEAERLRAAGAAEVHPVEFDAADTAGHEAVVAEAVKLAGDLDAVVDAFGVLGEQAAFEADPAAAAAAAAATFTGHVSADLAVAARLREQGHGTLVVLSSVAGVRVRRANFVYGAAKAGLDGLAQGLGDALHGTGARVMVVRPGYVPTKMSAHVSAAPFPASAREVADAVAAGLRRGSETVWVPGVLRYVFAGMRVLPRSVWRRLPR; this is encoded by the coding sequence ATGCGGAACGCGGTCGGCGCGGTGGACACGGTGCTGCTGCTGGGCGGGCGGAGCGAGATCGGGCTGGCCATCGCCGAGCGGTTGGTGCGCGACGGCGCCCGCCGGGTGGTGCTGGCCGCCCGGGAGGCCGCCGGCGGCCGGGGCCTCGCCGAGGAGGCCGAGCGGTTGCGCGCGGCGGGCGCGGCCGAGGTGCACCCGGTGGAGTTCGACGCCGCCGACACCGCCGGGCACGAGGCGGTGGTCGCCGAGGCGGTGAAGCTCGCCGGCGACCTGGACGCGGTGGTCGACGCCTTCGGGGTGCTCGGTGAGCAGGCGGCCTTCGAGGCCGACCCGGCGGCGGCCGCGGCGGCGGCCGCGGCCACCTTCACCGGGCACGTCTCGGCCGACCTGGCGGTCGCCGCCCGGCTGCGCGAGCAGGGCCACGGCACGCTGGTGGTGCTCTCCTCGGTGGCGGGGGTGCGGGTGCGCCGGGCCAACTTCGTGTACGGCGCGGCCAAGGCGGGCCTGGACGGCCTGGCCCAGGGGCTGGGCGACGCGCTGCACGGCACCGGCGCCCGGGTGATGGTGGTCCGCCCCGGCTACGTGCCGACCAAGATGTCGGCGCACGTCTCGGCGGCGCCGTTCCCGGCGAGCGCCCGGGAGGTCGCCGACGCGGTCGCCGCCGGCCTGCGCCGCGGCTCCGAGACGGTCTGGGTGCCGGGCGTGCTCCGCTACGTCTTCGCCGGGATGCGCGTGCTGCCCCGCTCGGTGTGGCGGCGCCTCCCGCGCTGA
- a CDS encoding DUF742 domain-containing protein, which translates to MSESNDAGLDADGIGSVVRPYILTEGRQRSDGVRLDMVSVVIAARAEVDEMALEPEQVRILELCRRAQSVAEVSAHLDIPVAVVKVLLGDLIGRGYVLARAPYTTESPVNRDVLQAVLDGIQRL; encoded by the coding sequence ATGTCCGAGTCCAACGACGCGGGGCTGGACGCCGACGGCATCGGTTCGGTCGTCCGCCCCTACATCCTCACCGAGGGCCGGCAGCGCTCCGACGGGGTCCGGCTGGACATGGTCAGCGTCGTGATCGCCGCCCGCGCCGAGGTGGACGAGATGGCGCTGGAACCGGAGCAGGTCCGCATCCTGGAGCTGTGCCGGCGCGCCCAGTCCGTCGCAGAGGTCTCCGCGCACCTGGACATCCCGGTCGCGGTGGTCAAGGTGCTGCTCGGCGACCTCATCGGCCGGGGATACGTCCTCGCCCGCGCCCCCTACACGACCGAGAGCCCGGTGAACCGGGACGTACTGCAGGCGGTACTCGATGGCATCCAACGACTCTGA
- a CDS encoding DUF4259 domain-containing protein, producing the protein MIAGEPGVGTWGTGPFDSDLAADFVDELGGRPPEQVIDTLGAALRCVADSDVRVGGAAPSR; encoded by the coding sequence ATGATCGCAGGGGAACCGGGCGTGGGAACGTGGGGGACCGGCCCCTTCGACAGCGACCTCGCCGCGGATTTCGTCGATGAACTGGGAGGACGCCCGCCAGAGCAGGTCATCGACACACTGGGGGCGGCTCTGCGGTGCGTCGCGGATTCCGACGTGCGGGTGGGCGGCGCCGCCCCCTCGCGTTGA
- a CDS encoding acyltransferase family protein, whose product MSAAPDAGALPQVRGHLEPLDGVRALAALMVLVFHVSVETGDALSPGVLGALLSAAELAVPLFFALSGLLLYRPWVRACLDRTPSPAVRVYLWRRALRVLPAYWLVAVAAMLIWSDDNPGTATAWLEVLTLTFTYNTDPWWVGTGPYGLGQMWSLCVEVSFYLLLPLFAAVLGRYAARGADAEARARRLLTGLGALSVLGLLAFIPQFYPEHHAYMHAWLPRCLGLFAVGMALAVITEWAWREPGPDGPVRRFCATLRRHSTLCWALAAVVYALNSTPAAGPRFVGVDGFWISVIATLTSMLFAFFVIAPVAVLPGKGSAPRPHRWREGAWLETVLSHPLALYLGKISYGIFLWQFVVLYLWRAFTGQEIFTGSFWLDMVPVTAGTVLLAAATHRWVEEPMRRLNGLVRPPGAPRPRKPSLVDGA is encoded by the coding sequence GTGAGCGCGGCGCCCGACGCCGGCGCCCTGCCGCAGGTCCGCGGCCACCTCGAACCCCTCGACGGCGTCCGCGCGCTCGCCGCGCTGATGGTGCTCGTCTTCCACGTCTCGGTGGAGACCGGCGACGCGCTCTCCCCCGGAGTGCTCGGCGCCCTGCTCTCCGCCGCGGAACTGGCGGTCCCGCTCTTCTTCGCGCTGTCCGGGCTGCTGCTGTACCGCCCCTGGGTGCGCGCCTGCCTGGACCGGACCCCCTCCCCCGCGGTCCGGGTCTACCTGTGGCGCCGGGCGCTGCGGGTGCTGCCCGCCTACTGGCTGGTCGCGGTCGCCGCCATGCTGATCTGGTCCGACGACAACCCGGGCACGGCCACCGCCTGGCTGGAGGTGCTCACCCTCACCTTCACCTACAACACCGACCCCTGGTGGGTGGGCACCGGCCCCTACGGACTGGGCCAGATGTGGAGCCTGTGCGTGGAGGTCAGCTTCTACCTGCTGCTCCCGCTCTTCGCCGCGGTCCTCGGCCGGTACGCCGCCCGGGGCGCCGACGCCGAGGCCCGCGCCCGCCGGCTGCTCACCGGGCTGGGCGCGCTGAGCGTGCTCGGGCTGCTCGCGTTCATCCCGCAGTTCTATCCCGAGCACCACGCCTACATGCACGCCTGGCTGCCGCGCTGCCTCGGCCTGTTCGCGGTGGGCATGGCGCTGGCCGTGATCACCGAGTGGGCCTGGCGGGAGCCGGGGCCCGACGGCCCGGTCCGCCGGTTCTGCGCCACGCTGCGCCGGCACTCCACGCTCTGCTGGGCCCTGGCCGCCGTGGTCTACGCGCTCAACTCCACCCCGGCCGCCGGCCCCCGGTTCGTCGGCGTGGACGGGTTCTGGATCTCGGTGATCGCGACGCTCACCTCGATGCTCTTCGCGTTCTTCGTGATCGCCCCGGTGGCGGTGCTGCCCGGGAAGGGCTCGGCGCCCCGGCCGCACCGCTGGCGGGAGGGGGCCTGGCTGGAGACCGTGCTCTCCCACCCGCTCGCGCTCTACCTCGGCAAGATCTCCTACGGCATCTTCCTCTGGCAGTTCGTGGTGCTCTACCTGTGGCGGGCCTTCACCGGGCAGGAGATCTTCACCGGCTCGTTCTGGCTGGACATGGTCCCGGTGACCGCGGGCACCGTGCTGCTGGCCGCCGCCACCCACCGCTGGGTCGAGGAGCCGATGCGCCGGCTCAACGGCCTGGTCCGCCCGCCCGGCGCCCCGCGCCCCCGCAAGCCGAGCCTGGTCGACGGGGCCTGA
- a CDS encoding GTP-binding protein: protein MASNDSDPRASAAEEERIPAAIKILIAGGFGAGKTTMVGSVSEVAPLRTEEVMTEASLGVDDLSGVEAKGTTTVALDFGRITINDDLVLYMFGTPGQQRFWFMWEELALGALGAVVLADTRRLETCFPAVDFFERRGLPFVVAVNCFEGAHTYTAEEVRAALSIPEAIPVLLCDARSRASSKEVLLTLVRSVADRMAATA, encoded by the coding sequence ATGGCATCCAACGACTCTGACCCGCGCGCCTCCGCAGCGGAGGAGGAGCGCATCCCCGCCGCGATCAAGATCCTGATCGCGGGCGGCTTCGGGGCGGGCAAGACCACCATGGTCGGCTCGGTCAGCGAGGTCGCCCCGCTGCGCACCGAGGAGGTGATGACCGAGGCCAGCCTGGGGGTGGACGACCTCTCCGGGGTCGAGGCCAAGGGCACCACCACGGTGGCGCTGGACTTCGGCCGCATCACCATCAACGACGACCTGGTGCTGTACATGTTCGGCACCCCGGGCCAGCAGCGGTTCTGGTTCATGTGGGAGGAACTGGCGCTGGGGGCGCTGGGGGCGGTGGTGCTGGCCGACACCCGCCGGCTGGAGACCTGCTTCCCGGCGGTGGACTTCTTCGAGCGGCGCGGCCTGCCGTTCGTGGTGGCGGTGAACTGCTTCGAGGGCGCGCACACCTACACCGCGGAGGAGGTCCGCGCCGCGCTGAGCATCCCCGAGGCGATCCCGGTGCTGCTCTGCGACGCGCGCAGCCGGGCCTCCAGCAAGGAGGTCCTGCTCACCCTGGTGCGCAGCGTGGCCGACCGAATGGCCGCGACGGCCTGA
- a CDS encoding MFS transporter, with protein MPSSAFADAARRGSALPRSVHAGYGVGAIATHVFSTVPSLLLLIYLTDALAVSPALAGFVVVAPKVVDVFAGPYIGVRSDRTVSRWGPRHPWMAAGAVALPVSFALLFFGFPVPGTPAALYVLVVFVLAAVSASVFQVPYSAMPGEITDDYHERSVLQSWRTVFVGVALLLGGALAPVLVESAGPGNALAGYRLMGIVMALIVLAAMVGCILGTRRAPLRRRVQDAQPLFAQFRTALGNPYFRRLLPVAFLQVVASGTMIAGVPYVTRHVMGDPGYTALLVVCVTLPLIGTMPVWMAVSRRLDKGPTLALACGFFITGAIGLFFIPVMGGLPWAIAMSIVVGTGNAGCTMLPYSMLTDCIAATRAVSGHHQAGVLSGIWSSMEALGGALGAWLLGAALAVSGYRESAAHEAVRQTEQALQGMLVGSTLVPAAVMLGSALFLLRYRLNAAAMARLTGD; from the coding sequence GTGCCCTCATCCGCCTTCGCGGACGCCGCCCGGCGCGGCTCCGCGCTGCCCCGCTCCGTGCACGCCGGCTACGGCGTGGGCGCGATCGCCACGCACGTGTTCAGCACGGTCCCCTCGCTGCTGCTGCTCATCTACCTGACCGACGCGCTGGCGGTCTCGCCCGCGCTGGCCGGGTTCGTGGTGGTGGCGCCGAAGGTCGTCGACGTGTTCGCCGGGCCCTACATCGGCGTGCGCTCCGACCGGACGGTGTCCCGGTGGGGGCCGCGGCACCCGTGGATGGCGGCCGGCGCGGTGGCGCTGCCGGTCTCCTTCGCCCTGCTGTTCTTCGGCTTCCCGGTGCCGGGCACCCCGGCCGCGCTGTACGTGCTGGTGGTCTTCGTGCTCGCCGCGGTCTCCGCGTCGGTGTTCCAGGTGCCCTACTCGGCGATGCCCGGCGAGATCACCGACGACTACCACGAGCGGTCGGTGCTGCAGAGCTGGCGCACCGTCTTCGTCGGGGTGGCGCTGCTGCTCGGCGGGGCGCTGGCCCCGGTGCTGGTGGAGAGCGCCGGCCCGGGCAACGCGCTGGCCGGCTACCGGCTGATGGGCATCGTGATGGCGCTGATCGTGCTGGCCGCGATGGTCGGCTGCATCCTGGGCACCCGCCGGGCCCCGCTGCGCCGCCGGGTGCAGGACGCCCAGCCGCTGTTCGCGCAGTTCCGCACCGCACTGGGCAACCCCTACTTCCGCCGGCTGCTGCCGGTGGCGTTCCTCCAGGTGGTCGCCTCGGGCACGATGATCGCCGGGGTGCCCTACGTGACCCGGCACGTGATGGGCGACCCGGGCTACACCGCGCTGCTGGTGGTCTGCGTGACGCTGCCGCTGATCGGCACCATGCCGGTGTGGATGGCGGTCTCCCGGCGCCTGGACAAGGGCCCCACCCTCGCTCTGGCCTGCGGCTTCTTCATCACCGGCGCGATCGGCCTGTTCTTCATCCCGGTGATGGGCGGGCTGCCGTGGGCGATCGCGATGTCCATCGTGGTGGGCACCGGCAACGCCGGGTGCACGATGCTGCCCTACTCCATGCTGACCGACTGCATCGCCGCGACCCGAGCGGTGAGCGGGCACCACCAGGCCGGGGTGCTCTCCGGGATCTGGTCGTCGATGGAGGCGCTCGGCGGCGCGCTGGGCGCCTGGCTGCTCGGCGCGGCGCTGGCGGTGAGCGGCTACCGGGAGTCCGCGGCGCACGAGGCGGTCCGCCAGACCGAGCAGGCGCTGCAGGGCATGCTGGTCGGCAGCACCCTGGTGCCGGCAGCGGTGATGCTCGGCTCGGCGCTGTTCCTGCTCCGCTACCGGTTGAACGCCGCCGCCATGGCCCGGCTGACCGGCGACTGA
- a CDS encoding decaprenyl-phosphate phosphoribosyltransferase yields MAETEAAAERARAEGAPGPEDRSAGRPAARAAALLRACRPKQWLKNLLVFAAPGTAGVLADPVAVGWAAAAFAAFCIASSGTYLLNDVRDVEADRAHARKRHRPIASGTVPVPLALGLGAALVVIAPLALLPLGNPLLLGVLLGYLALTACYTLYLKRVIIGDVVAVAGCHVLRALAGGVAVGVPFTAWFLIVVSLGALLVVVGKREAELRNPEAGGGRAALRGYTVSYLVQVRTMASAAMIVTYCLWALDGHGEGTAGVFHALSIVPFIVFVLRYHLLVDRGVGEEPEEIALRDRPLQLCLLGMAVLVGLGVYLR; encoded by the coding sequence GTGGCGGAGACCGAGGCGGCAGCGGAGCGCGCCCGCGCCGAGGGGGCCCCGGGACCGGAGGACCGGTCCGCGGGGCGCCCCGCGGCGCGGGCCGCCGCGCTGCTGCGGGCCTGCCGGCCCAAGCAGTGGCTGAAGAACCTGCTGGTCTTCGCCGCCCCGGGCACCGCCGGGGTGCTCGCCGACCCGGTCGCGGTGGGCTGGGCGGCCGCCGCCTTCGCCGCGTTCTGCATCGCCTCCAGCGGCACCTACCTGCTCAACGACGTCCGCGACGTCGAAGCGGACCGGGCGCACGCCCGCAAGCGGCACCGGCCCATCGCCTCCGGCACGGTTCCGGTGCCGCTCGCGCTGGGCCTGGGCGCCGCGCTGGTCGTCATCGCCCCGCTGGCGCTGCTGCCGCTGGGCAACCCGCTGCTGCTCGGGGTGCTGCTCGGCTACCTCGCGCTGACCGCCTGCTACACGCTCTACCTGAAGCGGGTGATCATCGGCGACGTGGTCGCGGTGGCCGGCTGCCACGTGCTGCGCGCGCTGGCCGGGGGCGTCGCGGTGGGCGTCCCGTTCACCGCCTGGTTCCTGATCGTGGTCTCGCTGGGCGCGCTGCTGGTGGTGGTCGGCAAGCGCGAGGCCGAGCTGCGCAACCCCGAGGCCGGCGGCGGCCGGGCCGCACTGCGCGGCTACACCGTCTCCTACCTGGTGCAGGTGCGCACCATGGCCTCGGCGGCGATGATCGTCACCTACTGCCTGTGGGCGCTGGACGGCCACGGGGAGGGCACTGCCGGGGTCTTCCACGCGTTGAGTATCGTTCCGTTCATCGTCTTCGTGCTCCGCTACCACCTCCTGGTCGACCGCGGGGTGGGCGAGGAGCCCGAGGAGATCGCGCTGCGGGACCGGCCGCTGCAGCTCTGCCTGCTGGGCATGGCCGTCCTCGTCGGTCTCGGCGTCTACCTGCGGTGA
- a CDS encoding FAD-binding oxidoreductase, with protein sequence MRTQRRLLTGWGRTAPTAATVARPRTAAEAAALLEQAGPGRGAIPRGLGRSYGDAAQCAGGLVLDTADLAPGFRLDPAAGTVTAAAGTSLAELMERLLPHGWFLPVTPGTRQVTVGGAIAADIHGKNHHVDSSFGAHVRSLRLVTPDGAERTAGPDRDPELFWATVGGMGLTGLVTEAEFAVVPVETSAVRVDTDRTADLDEALAVMSATDHRYHYTVCWIDLLATGRATGRGVLTRGRHARAAELPARLRRDPLRFRDRTPLAAPPRVPPGLLNTWSVRAFNAAYYAKAPRRERDRITGIGPFFHPLDAVRGWNRLYGPAGLVQYQFAVPFGAEPVLRGIVSRLAAVGAPSFLAVLKRFGPGTPAPLSFPRPGWTLALDLPADLPGLARLLRSFDERVLEAGGALYLAKDSRAAPAAIRAMYPRLDEWRAVRARVDPDGVLTSDLARRLEL encoded by the coding sequence GTGCGCACGCAACGCCGCCTCCTCACCGGATGGGGCCGCACCGCCCCTACCGCCGCGACGGTCGCGCGGCCGCGCACCGCCGCCGAGGCCGCGGCGCTGCTCGAGCAGGCCGGCCCGGGGCGCGGCGCGATCCCCCGGGGCCTGGGGCGGTCCTACGGCGACGCCGCGCAGTGCGCCGGCGGGCTGGTGCTGGACACCGCCGACCTGGCCCCCGGGTTCCGGCTGGACCCGGCGGCGGGCACCGTCACCGCGGCGGCCGGCACCTCGCTGGCCGAGCTGATGGAGCGGCTGCTGCCGCACGGCTGGTTCCTCCCGGTCACCCCGGGGACCAGGCAGGTCACCGTGGGCGGCGCGATCGCCGCGGACATCCACGGCAAGAACCACCACGTGGACTCCTCGTTCGGCGCGCACGTGCGGTCGCTGCGCCTGGTCACCCCGGACGGCGCCGAGCGCACCGCCGGCCCGGACCGGGACCCGGAGCTGTTCTGGGCCACCGTCGGCGGGATGGGGCTCACCGGGTTGGTCACCGAGGCCGAGTTCGCCGTCGTCCCGGTGGAGACCTCCGCGGTCCGGGTGGACACCGACCGCACCGCCGACCTGGACGAGGCGCTCGCGGTGATGAGCGCCACCGACCACCGCTACCACTACACCGTCTGCTGGATCGACCTGCTGGCCACCGGGCGGGCCACCGGCCGCGGGGTGCTCACCCGCGGCCGGCACGCCCGCGCCGCCGAACTGCCCGCCCGGCTCCGCCGCGACCCGCTGCGCTTCCGCGACCGCACCCCGCTGGCCGCCCCGCCGCGGGTGCCGCCGGGGCTGCTGAACACTTGGAGCGTGCGGGCGTTCAACGCCGCCTACTACGCCAAGGCGCCGCGCCGGGAGCGGGACCGGATCACCGGCATCGGGCCGTTCTTCCACCCGCTGGACGCGGTGCGCGGCTGGAACCGGCTGTACGGCCCGGCCGGGCTGGTGCAGTACCAGTTCGCGGTGCCGTTCGGCGCGGAGCCGGTGCTGCGCGGGATCGTCTCCCGGCTCGCCGCGGTCGGCGCCCCGTCCTTCCTGGCGGTGCTCAAGCGGTTCGGGCCGGGCACCCCGGCGCCGCTCTCCTTCCCCCGGCCCGGCTGGACGCTCGCCCTGGACCTGCCGGCCGACCTGCCGGGCCTGGCCCGGCTGCTGCGCTCCTTCGACGAGCGGGTGCTGGAGGCCGGCGGGGCCCTGTACCTGGCGAAGGACTCGCGCGCGGCGCCCGCGGCGATCCGCGCGATGTACCCCCGGCTGGACGAGTGGCGCGCGGTGCGCGCCCGGGTCGACCCGGACGGGGTGCTCACCTCCGACCTCGCCCGCCGCCTGGAGCTGTGA